A DNA window from Thiobacillus denitrificans ATCC 25259 contains the following coding sequences:
- a CDS encoding ribonucleoside-diphosphate reductase subunit alpha, translating into MLNVATESAVPVAIPPSDAADAPAIDARYADYKIIRRNGAVVGFAPNKIAVAVTKAFIAVQGGQAAASARIRELVEAITSQVTAALLRRNPAGGTFHIEDVQDQVELALMRSGEHEVARAYVLYREKRAQERAAQKAAGVPEVQLHVIEDGVRKPLDTARLAGLLADACSDLGESVKAEPIMHTVLRDLYDGVPMAEVEKALVLAARSMIEQDPAYSLVTARLLLNSIRHEVLGEAVTQAQMSERYAEYFPAFIKKGIAAELLDEKLGQFDLARLARVLDAGRDYQFGYLGLQTLYDRYFLHIEENRIELPQAFFMRVAMGLAINEIDRESRAIEFYQVLSSFDFMSSTPTLFNSGTRHSQLSSCYLTTVTDDLDGIYQAIKENAMLQKYAGGLGNDWTPVRAMGARIKGTNGKSQGVVPFLKVVNDTAVAVNQGGKRKGAVCAYLETWHLDIEEFLDLRKNTGDDRRRTHDMNTANWIPDLFMQRVMEGGDWTLFSPNDVPDLHDLYGRKFAEAYTEYERKADRGELKLYKRIPALQLWRKMLSMLFETGHPWITFKDPCNIRSPQQHVGVVHSSNLCTEITLNTNDHEVAVCNLGSVNLVNHLKDGKLDLDKLKNTIHTAMRMLDNVVDVNYYAVGKARNSNLKHRPVGLGIMGFQDALQELRVAYASNDAVEFADRSMEAVAYYAYWASTELAQERGRYSSYEGSLWSKGILPHDSNRLLLEERGGYLEVDSSATLDWDSLRQRIAQYGMRNSNCLAIAPTATIANIVGVSASIEPTYQNLYVKSNLSGEFTVANKYLVADLKKLGMWDEVMVADIKYFDGSLARIDRIPAELRALYATAFEMEPSWLVECASRRQKWIDQAQSLNIYMAGASGKKLDDIYKLAWLRGLKTTYYLRTLGATSAEKSTGKGGELNAVSAHVGGGMSAMDAAAANLPVPEIEGKVCTMRPGDPGFEECEACQ; encoded by the coding sequence ATGTTGAACGTCGCCACCGAATCCGCCGTACCCGTCGCCATTCCGCCGAGCGACGCCGCCGACGCGCCCGCAATCGACGCGCGCTACGCCGACTACAAGATCATTCGCCGCAACGGCGCGGTCGTCGGCTTCGCGCCGAACAAGATCGCCGTCGCCGTGACCAAGGCGTTCATCGCGGTGCAGGGCGGGCAGGCAGCGGCGTCGGCGCGCATCCGCGAGCTCGTCGAGGCGATCACGAGCCAGGTGACCGCCGCGCTGTTGCGGCGCAACCCGGCTGGCGGCACCTTCCACATCGAAGACGTCCAGGACCAGGTCGAACTCGCGCTCATGCGCTCGGGCGAACACGAAGTCGCCCGCGCCTACGTGCTCTACCGCGAAAAACGCGCCCAGGAGCGCGCCGCACAGAAGGCCGCCGGCGTCCCCGAAGTCCAGCTTCACGTGATCGAGGACGGCGTCAGGAAGCCGCTCGACACCGCGCGCCTCGCCGGCCTGCTGGCCGACGCGTGCTCGGACCTCGGCGAGAGCGTCAAGGCCGAGCCGATCATGCACACCGTGCTGCGCGACCTCTACGATGGCGTGCCGATGGCCGAAGTCGAAAAGGCGCTCGTGCTTGCCGCCCGCTCGATGATCGAGCAGGACCCGGCGTATTCGCTGGTCACCGCCCGCCTGCTGCTCAATTCGATTCGCCACGAGGTGCTCGGCGAAGCCGTGACGCAGGCGCAGATGAGCGAGCGCTACGCCGAATACTTTCCCGCGTTCATCAAGAAGGGCATCGCCGCCGAGCTGCTCGACGAGAAGCTCGGCCAGTTCGACCTCGCGCGGCTCGCCCGCGTGCTCGACGCCGGCCGCGACTACCAGTTCGGCTACCTCGGCCTGCAGACCCTGTATGACCGCTACTTCCTGCACATCGAGGAAAACCGCATCGAACTGCCGCAGGCCTTCTTCATGCGCGTCGCAATGGGCCTCGCGATCAACGAAATCGACCGCGAGTCGCGTGCGATCGAGTTCTACCAAGTGCTGTCGTCGTTCGACTTCATGAGTTCGACGCCGACGCTCTTCAACTCGGGCACCCGCCACAGCCAGCTGTCTTCCTGCTACCTGACCACCGTCACCGACGACCTCGACGGCATCTACCAGGCGATCAAGGAAAACGCCATGCTGCAGAAGTACGCCGGCGGCCTGGGCAACGACTGGACCCCGGTGCGCGCGATGGGCGCCCGCATCAAGGGCACCAACGGCAAGTCGCAGGGCGTCGTCCCCTTCCTCAAGGTCGTCAACGACACCGCCGTCGCGGTGAACCAGGGCGGCAAGCGCAAGGGTGCGGTCTGTGCGTATCTGGAGACCTGGCACCTCGACATCGAGGAATTCCTCGACCTCAGGAAGAACACCGGCGACGACCGCCGCCGCACCCACGACATGAACACCGCGAACTGGATTCCGGACCTCTTCATGCAGCGCGTGATGGAAGGCGGCGACTGGACGCTCTTCTCGCCCAACGACGTGCCCGACCTGCACGACCTCTACGGCCGCAAGTTCGCCGAGGCGTACACCGAATACGAGCGCAAAGCCGACCGCGGCGAGCTCAAGCTCTACAAGCGAATTCCCGCCCTGCAGCTGTGGCGCAAGATGCTGTCGATGCTGTTCGAGACCGGCCACCCCTGGATCACGTTCAAGGACCCGTGCAATATCCGCAGCCCGCAGCAGCACGTCGGCGTCGTGCACTCGTCCAACCTGTGCACCGAGATCACGCTGAACACCAACGACCACGAAGTCGCCGTGTGCAACCTCGGTTCCGTCAACCTCGTCAATCATCTGAAAGACGGCAAGCTCGATCTGGACAAGCTGAAGAACACGATCCACACCGCGATGCGCATGCTCGACAACGTCGTCGACGTGAACTACTACGCCGTCGGCAAAGCGCGCAACTCCAACCTCAAGCACCGTCCGGTGGGCCTCGGCATCATGGGCTTCCAGGACGCGCTGCAGGAACTGCGCGTCGCCTACGCGTCGAACGACGCCGTCGAATTCGCCGACCGCTCGATGGAAGCCGTCGCCTACTATGCCTACTGGGCGTCGACCGAACTCGCGCAGGAGCGCGGCCGCTATTCGAGCTACGAAGGCAGCCTGTGGAGCAAAGGCATCCTGCCGCACGATTCGAATCGTCTTTTGTTGGAGGAGCGCGGCGGCTACCTCGAGGTCGACAGCTCGGCCACGCTCGACTGGGACAGCCTGCGTCAAAGGATCGCCCAGTACGGCATGCGCAACTCGAACTGCCTCGCGATCGCGCCGACCGCGACCATCGCCAACATCGTCGGCGTCTCCGCGTCGATCGAGCCGACCTACCAGAACCTCTACGTGAAGTCGAACCTGTCGGGCGAATTCACCGTCGCCAACAAGTACCTCGTTGCCGACCTGAAAAAGCTCGGCATGTGGGACGAGGTCATGGTCGCGGACATCAAGTACTTCGACGGCAGCCTTGCGCGCATCGACCGCATCCCGGCCGAGCTGCGCGCGCTCTACGCGACCGCGTTCGAGATGGAGCCGTCCTGGCTCGTCGAGTGCGCGAGCCGCCGCCAGAAATGGATCGACCAGGCGCAGAGCCTCAACATCTACATGGCCGGCGCCTCGGGCAAGAAGCTCGACGACATCTACAAGCTCGCGTGGCTGCGCGGCCTGAAGACGACCTACTACCTGCGCACGCTCGGTGCCACCTCGGCGGAGAAATCCACCGGCAAGGGCGGCGAGTTGAATGCGGTGTCGGCGCACGTCGGCGGCGGGATGAGCGCGATGGATGCGGCGGCGGCCAACCTGCCGGTGCCGGAGATCGAGGGCAAGGTCTGCACGATGCGGCCGGGGGATCCGGGGTTCGAGGAGTGTGAGGCTTGTCAGTAA
- the purU gene encoding formyltetrahydrofolate deformylase — MRHTAVLLISCPDQRGLVAAIADFLLAHRANILHADQHQDAELKLFLMRVEWDLAGFNLDLRDFATAFQPIAERFGMTWRLAESSRKPRMAVFVSKFDHCLADLLYRYQSGELHCELPIILSNHEDTRWLADAYRVPYQHMAVTKESKHETEQIQLAILRDQKIDFIVLARYMQVLSGDFIRHFPNRIINIHHSFLPAFHGAKPYHRAFERGVKLIGATAHYVTETLDDGPIIEQDVARISHRDHIDDLIHKGADLEKVVLSRAVKWHLDNRVLVYANKTVVFD, encoded by the coding sequence ATGCGCCACACCGCCGTCCTGCTGATTTCCTGCCCCGACCAGCGCGGCCTGGTCGCGGCCATCGCCGACTTTCTGCTCGCCCACCGCGCCAACATCCTGCACGCCGACCAGCACCAGGACGCGGAACTCAAGCTGTTCCTTATGCGGGTGGAATGGGACCTGGCCGGCTTCAACCTCGACCTGCGCGACTTCGCCACGGCCTTCCAGCCCATCGCCGAGCGCTTCGGCATGACCTGGCGGCTCGCCGAATCGAGCCGCAAGCCGCGCATGGCGGTGTTCGTGTCGAAGTTCGACCATTGCCTCGCCGACCTGCTCTACCGCTACCAGAGCGGCGAACTGCACTGCGAACTACCGATCATCCTGTCCAACCATGAAGACACGCGCTGGCTGGCCGACGCCTACCGCGTGCCCTACCAGCACATGGCGGTAACAAAGGAAAGCAAGCACGAGACCGAGCAGATCCAGCTGGCGATCCTTCGCGATCAGAAGATCGACTTCATCGTGCTCGCGCGCTACATGCAGGTGCTGTCGGGTGACTTCATCCGCCATTTCCCCAACCGCATCATCAACATCCACCATTCCTTCCTGCCGGCATTTCACGGCGCCAAGCCCTACCACCGCGCTTTCGAGCGCGGCGTCAAGCTGATCGGCGCGACCGCGCACTACGTCACCGAGACGCTCGACGACGGCCCGATCATCGAGCAGGACGTCGCGCGCATCTCGCACCGCGACCACATCGACGACCTCATTCACAAGGGGGCGGACCTCGAGAAGGTCGTGCTGTCGCGTGCCGTGAAATGGCATCTCGACAACCGGGTGCTGGTCTACGCGAACAAGACCGTCGTCTTCGACTGA
- the wrbA gene encoding NAD(P)H:quinone oxidoreductase: protein MTEILVLYYSVGGSVREMAHLVARGVNHVEGASARLRTVPPVAPRTEVAEPPVPDEGAPYAELADLEQCAGLALGSPTRFGNMAAAPKYFLDSTGALWAKGALVGKPAAVFTSTASLHGGQETTLTSMMLPLLHHGMLVLGLPYTLPEVNTTASGGTPYGPSHWAGAGDDKPLTDDERALCIALGKRLAETAVKLAA from the coding sequence ATGACGGAAATTCTTGTGCTGTATTACAGCGTCGGCGGCAGCGTGCGCGAGATGGCGCACCTGGTCGCCCGCGGCGTCAACCACGTCGAGGGCGCGAGTGCGCGGCTGCGCACCGTGCCGCCCGTCGCGCCGCGCACCGAGGTCGCCGAGCCGCCGGTGCCGGACGAGGGCGCCCCCTACGCCGAACTCGCCGACCTCGAACAATGCGCCGGGCTCGCGCTCGGCTCGCCGACCCGCTTCGGCAACATGGCGGCCGCGCCGAAATATTTCCTCGACTCGACCGGCGCGCTGTGGGCCAAAGGCGCGCTCGTCGGCAAGCCCGCGGCGGTCTTCACCTCGACCGCGAGCCTGCACGGCGGCCAGGAGACGACGCTGACGAGCATGATGCTGCCGCTGCTGCACCACGGCATGCTGGTCCTCGGGCTGCCCTACACGCTGCCCGAGGTGAACACGACCGCGAGCGGCGGCACCCCCTACGGCCCGAGCCACTGGGCCGGCGCCGGCGACGACAAACCGCTGACCGACGACGAACGCGCGCTGTGCATCGCGCTCGGCAAACGGCTCGCCGAAACGGCGGTCAAGCTGGCGGCGTGA
- a CDS encoding DUF2069 domain-containing protein, producing MKFLQYVASASLIALIFLSLVWELWLAPIRPGGSSLAFKALPLLLPLMGILKGRRYTYQWAPMLMLAYFTEGVVRAWAETGISAQLAAAEIALSVVFFLAAIYYAKFSAPSRQAG from the coding sequence ATGAAATTCCTGCAGTACGTCGCGAGCGCGAGCCTGATCGCGCTGATCTTCCTGTCGCTGGTCTGGGAGTTGTGGCTGGCGCCGATTCGCCCGGGCGGCTCGTCGCTCGCGTTCAAGGCGCTGCCGCTGCTGCTGCCGCTGATGGGCATTCTCAAGGGCCGCCGCTATACCTACCAGTGGGCGCCGATGCTGATGCTCGCGTACTTCACCGAGGGCGTCGTGCGCGCCTGGGCGGAGACCGGTATCTCGGCGCAACTGGCAGCGGCCGAGATCGCGTTGTCGGTCGTGTTCTTCCTCGCCGCGATCTATTACGCCAAGTTCAGCGCGCCGTCGCGGCAGGCCGGCTAG
- a CDS encoding rhodanese-like domain-containing protein encodes MYDTFKPAQPLGLMDFVRAAKSCVKEIPPQVLLDKLNAREDLLLIDVREHGEYEAGHIKGAHLVPRGILEAAADPAYPKHLPELAAARERQVVVYCATSGRSAMAAAVLQMMGFTNVLNMDGGYTRWVSDGLPQEHEATY; translated from the coding sequence ATGTACGACACCTTCAAACCCGCCCAGCCCCTGGGTCTCATGGACTTCGTCCGCGCCGCCAAATCCTGCGTCAAGGAGATTCCCCCGCAGGTGCTGCTGGACAAACTCAACGCGCGGGAAGACCTGCTGCTGATTGACGTGCGCGAGCACGGAGAATACGAAGCAGGCCACATCAAGGGTGCCCATCTGGTGCCGCGCGGCATTCTGGAGGCTGCCGCAGATCCCGCCTATCCCAAGCACCTGCCCGAACTCGCGGCCGCCCGTGAGCGCCAGGTCGTCGTCTACTGCGCGACCAGCGGACGTTCGGCGATGGCCGCCGCCGTGTTGCAGATGATGGGCTTCACGAACGTGCTGAACATGGACGGCGGCTACACGCGCTGGGTGTCCGACGGTCTGCCTCAGGAGCACGAGGCGACCTACTGA
- a CDS encoding sulfurtransferase TusA family protein has protein sequence MRESIVTATLDTSGKCCPMPIVETGRAIKALAQGEILEIIATDKGTQKDIPSWCERTGQTLLSMTEENGVFHYHVRKDR, from the coding sequence ATGCGCGAATCTATCGTCACCGCGACGCTCGACACGTCCGGGAAATGCTGCCCCATGCCCATCGTCGAGACGGGCAGGGCGATCAAGGCCCTCGCTCAAGGCGAGATTCTCGAGATCATCGCCACGGACAAGGGAACGCAGAAGGACATCCCGTCCTGGTGCGAGCGCACCGGCCAGACCCTGTTGTCGATGACCGAAGAAAACGGCGTTTTCCATTACCATGTCAGAAAAGATCGCTGA
- a CDS encoding DsrE family protein → MKSMAIVIREDAYDKLLTPLVFAYLASAEQTQVDMLFVNWAVKALTAEGAAGLRMDGRHAGDEQRVRDAVAKAGLPNDVYEILKALKATGCVNLYACSLAGAIFGVDEGNLIPEAEGIVGASWFLNEKAAKADHCQYF, encoded by the coding sequence ATGAAATCCATGGCAATCGTGATACGTGAGGATGCGTACGACAAGCTGCTCACCCCGCTGGTATTCGCCTACCTCGCTTCGGCGGAACAGACCCAGGTCGACATGCTTTTCGTCAACTGGGCGGTCAAGGCGCTCACCGCGGAGGGTGCCGCGGGTCTTCGCATGGACGGACGACACGCTGGGGACGAGCAGCGGGTGCGTGACGCCGTCGCCAAGGCCGGGCTGCCGAACGACGTTTACGAGATCCTCAAGGCGCTGAAGGCGACCGGCTGCGTGAACCTGTATGCGTGCAGTCTCGCCGGCGCGATTTTCGGCGTCGACGAGGGCAATCTGATTCCCGAGGCCGAGGGCATCGTCGGCGCGTCGTGGTTCCTCAACGAGAAGGCCGCCAAGGCCGACCACTGCCAGTACTTCTGA
- a CDS encoding TetR/AcrR family transcriptional regulator, whose protein sequence is MARTPAKVPSGEVYERIVDAALRLFTERGYFNTTVPDVARAAQVSVGSIYHHFKDKEDVARALYLDLIARMQQALTEIAGGHASAHDRCRAVMAMLFELTESDRDAMDFMLYAKHRDFLPSERPVCSSKPFETMRKFVQEGMARGEIRGMDVMVATSCLFGGAIRLITARLDGVLAEPLPAKLDEVWACAWRGIAA, encoded by the coding sequence ATGGCGCGCACGCCCGCAAAGGTCCCATCGGGAGAGGTCTACGAGCGCATCGTCGACGCGGCGCTACGCCTTTTCACCGAGCGCGGCTACTTCAATACGACAGTGCCCGATGTCGCGCGCGCCGCGCAAGTCAGCGTCGGCTCGATCTACCACCATTTCAAGGATAAAGAAGACGTCGCGCGGGCGCTGTATCTCGACTTGATCGCGCGCATGCAGCAGGCGCTGACCGAGATCGCGGGCGGGCACGCGAGCGCGCACGACCGTTGCCGGGCGGTGATGGCGATGCTGTTCGAGCTGACCGAATCGGATCGCGACGCCATGGATTTCATGCTCTACGCGAAGCATCGGGACTTCCTTCCTTCCGAGCGGCCGGTCTGTTCTTCCAAGCCTTTCGAGACCATGCGCAAATTCGTTCAGGAAGGCATGGCGCGCGGCGAGATCCGCGGAATGGACGTCATGGTGGCGACGTCCTGCCTTTTCGGCGGCGCCATCCGACTGATTACCGCGCGGCTCGACGGGGTTCTCGCCGAGCCGCTGCCCGCAAAGCTCGACGAGGTCTGGGCCTGTGCCTGGCGTGGGATCGCCGCCTAA
- a CDS encoding DMT family transporter, translating into MANTSHAGFITRNALVGVLFALLAAIGFSAKAILVKLAYLDRVDAVTLLALRMAFSAPFFIGVALWARRQHADPLSPRDRVLVLGLGLLGYYLSSFLDFLGLQYISAGLERLILFLYPTMTVVLSALVYKRAIGRTVMVAMGVCYAGIALVFFHDLGTLQGGIVLGASLVFASTLSYSVYLVGAGHAIARIGAARFTAYAMIVATLASLLRFAFTHPIEALGLPLRVYELALAMAIFSTVLPVFLLSYAIRRIGSGSTSLIGSIGPISTILMAYVFLQEGLSLLQIAGSALVLAGVLLVSLNSRRTRA; encoded by the coding sequence ATGGCAAACACCTCCCACGCTGGGTTCATCACGCGGAACGCCCTGGTCGGCGTGCTCTTCGCGCTGCTCGCTGCGATCGGCTTTTCGGCCAAGGCCATCCTGGTCAAGCTCGCTTATCTGGATCGCGTCGACGCGGTGACCTTGCTGGCGTTGCGCATGGCGTTTTCGGCGCCGTTCTTCATCGGCGTCGCGCTGTGGGCCCGCCGCCAGCACGCGGATCCGCTCAGCCCCCGCGACCGGGTGCTCGTGCTCGGACTGGGGCTGCTCGGCTATTACCTCTCCAGTTTTCTCGATTTCCTCGGGCTGCAATACATCTCGGCCGGGCTCGAGCGACTGATCCTGTTCCTCTATCCGACGATGACCGTCGTCCTGTCGGCGCTCGTCTACAAGCGCGCGATCGGCCGGACCGTCATGGTGGCGATGGGGGTGTGCTACGCGGGAATCGCGCTGGTGTTCTTCCATGACCTGGGCACGCTGCAGGGCGGCATCGTGCTCGGGGCGTCGCTCGTATTCGCCAGCACGCTGAGCTACTCGGTCTACCTGGTCGGCGCGGGCCACGCGATCGCGCGGATCGGTGCGGCGCGCTTCACGGCCTACGCGATGATCGTGGCAACCCTTGCGAGCCTGCTTCGGTTCGCGTTCACCCACCCGATCGAGGCGCTCGGGCTACCGCTGCGGGTGTACGAGCTCGCCCTGGCGATGGCGATTTTCTCGACCGTGCTGCCGGTATTCCTTCTGTCGTACGCGATCCGCCGCATCGGCTCCGGCAGCACCTCGCTGATCGGCTCGATCGGGCCGATCAGCACGATTCTCATGGCGTATGTGTTCCTGCAGGAAGGGCTGTCCTTGCTGCAGATCGCCGGGTCCGCACTGGTGCTCGCGGGCGTGCTCCTCGTGAGTTTGAATAGCCGACGTACACGGGCGTAA
- a CDS encoding 2-isopropylmalate synthase: MNDRLFIFDTTLRDGEQSPGASMTKDEKLRIARQLEKLGVDVIEAGFAAASPGDADAIRAIAETVRNSTVCSLARANERDIHAAGGAIKPAKSGRIHTFIATSPIHMEKKLRMQPDQVVEAAVKAVKLAREYTDDVEFSAEDAVRSDMDFLVRIFDEVIKAGAKTINVPDTVGYSIPALWGERMKALIERVPGSDKVIWSTHCHNDLGMAVANSLAAVMNGARQVECTINGLGERAGNASLEEIVMAVRTRRDVFGCDTRIDATQIVPSSKLVSTITGYPVQPNKAIVGANAFAHESGIHQDGVLKHRETYEIMRAEDVGWNANRLTLGKLSGRNAFKTKLAELGIVLDSEEALNAAFARFKDLADKKREIFDEDLQALVSDEGYATEDERFKLLSMKVCSETGEVPRAQLVFTDDGAEKQASGEGSGPVDATFKALESVVHSGADLLLYSVNNITSGTDAQGEVTVRLAQDGRVVNGQGADTDIVVASAKAYLHALNKLHSKRERAHPQV, translated from the coding sequence ATGAACGACCGCTTGTTTATTTTCGACACGACCTTGCGCGACGGGGAGCAGAGCCCGGGCGCCTCCATGACCAAGGACGAGAAGCTGCGCATCGCGCGTCAGCTCGAGAAGCTCGGCGTCGACGTCATCGAGGCGGGTTTCGCGGCTGCGAGTCCCGGCGACGCCGACGCAATCCGTGCGATCGCCGAGACGGTCCGCAATTCCACGGTCTGTTCGCTCGCGCGCGCCAACGAGCGCGACATCCATGCCGCTGGCGGCGCGATCAAGCCGGCAAAGTCCGGGCGCATCCATACCTTCATCGCGACCAGCCCGATCCACATGGAAAAGAAGCTGCGCATGCAGCCCGACCAGGTCGTCGAGGCGGCGGTCAAAGCGGTCAAGCTCGCGCGCGAATACACCGACGACGTCGAATTCTCGGCCGAAGACGCGGTGCGCTCCGACATGGATTTCCTCGTGCGGATCTTCGATGAAGTGATCAAGGCGGGCGCGAAGACGATCAACGTGCCCGACACGGTCGGCTACTCGATTCCCGCGCTGTGGGGCGAGCGCATGAAAGCGCTCATCGAGCGCGTGCCGGGGTCCGACAAGGTGATCTGGTCGACGCACTGCCACAACGACCTCGGCATGGCGGTCGCCAACTCGCTCGCCGCCGTCATGAACGGCGCGCGCCAGGTCGAGTGCACGATCAACGGCCTTGGCGAGCGCGCCGGCAACGCGTCGCTGGAAGAGATCGTGATGGCGGTGCGCACGCGTCGCGACGTGTTCGGCTGCGACACCCGCATCGACGCCACGCAGATCGTCCCGTCGTCGAAACTCGTCTCGACCATCACCGGCTATCCGGTGCAGCCGAACAAGGCCATCGTCGGCGCCAACGCGTTCGCCCACGAGTCGGGCATTCACCAGGACGGCGTTTTGAAGCACCGCGAAACCTACGAGATCATGCGCGCCGAGGACGTCGGCTGGAACGCGAACCGCCTCACGCTCGGCAAGCTCTCCGGCCGCAACGCCTTCAAGACCAAGCTCGCCGAGCTCGGCATCGTGCTAGACAGCGAGGAGGCACTCAACGCCGCGTTCGCGCGCTTCAAGGACCTCGCCGACAAGAAGCGCGAAATCTTCGACGAGGATCTGCAGGCGCTCGTCTCCGACGAAGGCTACGCGACCGAGGACGAGCGCTTCAAGCTCCTGTCGATGAAGGTGTGTTCGGAGACCGGCGAAGTGCCGCGCGCTCAGCTCGTGTTCACCGACGACGGCGCCGAAAAGCAGGCCAGCGGCGAGGGCTCGGGCCCGGTCGACGCGACCTTCAAGGCGCTCGAATCGGTCGTGCACAGCGGCGCCGATCTCTTGCTCTATTCGGTCAACAACATCACCAGCGGCACCGATGCGCAGGGCGAGGTGACCGTCCGGCTCGCGCAGGATGGCCGCGTGGTCAACGGACAGGGTGCCGACACCGACATCGTCGTCGCCTCGGCGAAGGCCTATCTGCATGCGCTCAACAAGCTGCACAGCAAACGCGAGCGCGCGCATCCCCAGGTGTGA
- the pssA gene encoding CDP-diacylglycerol--serine O-phosphatidyltransferase, translated as MLEYHHRKTESRHTRMRDRGIYLLPNLFTTGALFAGFYAVVQAMNGRFEHAAVAIFIAMVLDGLDGRVARMTRTQSAFGAEYDSLSDMVSFGVAPALVIYEFALQGMGKLGWIAAFVYCAGAALRLARFNTQLDVVTDKRFFQGLPSPSAAALIAGFVWVMVEYGVVGEDVRWLAAIIALFGGLTMVSNFRYYSGKEINLRKSVPFFVILLIVLAFILISTSPPEVLFGVFLLYGLSGYGYAVWLLWQRRKASAAGLQGEQK; from the coding sequence ATGCTCGAATACCACCATCGCAAGACCGAATCACGCCACACCCGGATGCGCGACCGCGGCATCTATCTGCTGCCCAATCTCTTCACGACCGGCGCGCTGTTCGCGGGCTTCTACGCCGTCGTGCAGGCGATGAATGGCCGCTTCGAACACGCGGCGGTCGCGATCTTTATCGCCATGGTGCTCGACGGACTCGACGGCCGGGTCGCGCGGATGACCCGCACGCAGAGCGCCTTCGGCGCCGAGTACGACAGCCTCTCCGACATGGTGTCATTCGGCGTCGCGCCGGCGCTCGTGATCTACGAATTCGCGCTACAGGGTATGGGAAAGCTCGGCTGGATCGCCGCTTTTGTCTACTGTGCGGGCGCTGCCCTGCGCCTCGCGCGCTTCAACACCCAGCTGGATGTCGTCACCGACAAGCGCTTTTTCCAGGGCCTGCCGAGCCCGTCGGCCGCCGCGCTGATCGCGGGTTTCGTCTGGGTCATGGTCGAGTACGGGGTCGTCGGCGAGGACGTGCGCTGGCTCGCCGCCATCATCGCGCTCTTCGGCGGGCTGACGATGGTCAGCAACTTCCGCTACTACAGCGGCAAGGAAATCAACCTGCGCAAAAGCGTGCCCTTCTTCGTCATCCTGCTGATCGTGCTCGCCTTCATCCTGATCTCGACGAGCCCGCCCGAAGTGCTGTTCGGCGTGTTCCTGCTCTACGGCCTCTCGGGCTACGGTTACGCGGTATGGTTGCTGTGGCAGCGCCGCAAGGCCTCCGCAGCGGGCTTGCAGGGCGAACAAAAATAG
- a CDS encoding phosphatidylserine decarboxylase, which produces MKNPIIAREGWLVLLAAFGAALIATWLIGWWSVPFWIWAVFALQFFRDPARVPPADADAVISPADGRIVSVEKVRDPHLERDALKISVFMNVFNVHSNKSPVDGEIKARWYTPGSFVNADLDKASTENERNALWIQSERGDVVAVQIAGLIARRILCYVRTGDRLLRGQRYGFIRFGSRVDVYLPTSARAAVSIGQKVTGGRTILARF; this is translated from the coding sequence ATGAAAAATCCCATCATCGCCCGCGAGGGCTGGCTCGTTCTGCTGGCGGCGTTCGGCGCCGCGCTGATCGCTACCTGGCTCATCGGCTGGTGGTCGGTGCCGTTCTGGATCTGGGCGGTGTTCGCCCTGCAGTTCTTCCGCGATCCCGCGCGCGTGCCGCCCGCCGACGCGGACGCCGTGATCTCGCCGGCCGATGGTCGTATCGTCTCGGTCGAGAAGGTGCGTGATCCTCACCTCGAACGCGACGCGCTCAAGATCAGCGTGTTCATGAACGTCTTCAACGTCCATTCCAACAAGAGTCCGGTCGACGGCGAGATCAAGGCGCGCTGGTATACCCCCGGCAGCTTCGTCAATGCCGACCTCGACAAGGCGTCGACTGAGAACGAGCGCAACGCGCTGTGGATCCAGAGCGAACGCGGCGATGTCGTCGCCGTGCAGATCGCTGGCCTGATCGCGCGCCGCATCCTTTGTTACGTACGGACAGGCGACCGACTCCTGCGTGGCCAGCGCTACGGCTTCATCCGCTTCGGCTCGCGGGTCGACGTCTATCTTCCGACGAGCGCGCGCGCCGCGGTCTCGATTGGTCAGAAAGTGACCGGCGGGCGTACCATACTCGCTCGCTTTTAG